From Anomalospiza imberbis isolate Cuckoo-Finch-1a 21T00152 chromosome 6, ASM3175350v1, whole genome shotgun sequence, one genomic window encodes:
- the LOC137476601 gene encoding basic salivary proline-rich protein 1, which yields MPAPQRSPLFRGSPGPQGRSQLLNGDPGSTGGARLLRGDPSSSEEIPAPRRRSRLPGGDPGSSEEIPAPQRRSRLPGGDPGSSEEIPAPQRSRLLRGDPGSSEEIPAPRRRSRLLRGDPGSPEAIPAPRRRSRLPGGDPGSSEEIPAPQRSRLRRGDPGSSEEIPAPQRRSRLPGGDPGSSEAIPAPRRRSRLLGGDPGSAEAIPAPQRSRLPRPAVPHGRRAALAVQHRPGPSDRPPPLSAEGCAGHVSCFYVTCCDFGFAVSLHSPSAFHPHAARLSPPVPGAAAAPQAAPGRSLATASRARPAPPRESRETRALPPPPPRRGGGSRERWRRCRAWRSGGGRRPRRSR from the coding sequence ATGCCGGCTCCACAGAGATCCCCGCTTTTCAGGGGAAGCCCGGGTCCACAAGGGAGATCCCAGCTCCTGAATGGAGATCCCGGCTCCACAGGGGGAGCCCGGCTCCTCAGGGGTGATCCCAGCTCCTCAGAGGAGATCCCGGCTCCCCGGAGGCGATCCCGGCTCCCCGGAGGCGATCCCGGCTCCTCGGAGGAGATCCCGGCTCCTCAGAGGAGATCCCGGCTCCCCGGAGGAGATCCCGGCTCCTCAGAGGAGATCCCGGCTCCTCAGAGATCCCGGCTCCTCAGAGGAGATCCCGGCTCCTCAGAGGAGATCCCGGCTCCCCGGAGGAGATCCCGGCTCCTCAGAGGAGATCCCGGCTCCCCGGAGGCGATCCCGGCTCCTCGGAGGAGATCCCGGCTCCCCGGAGGTGATCCCGGCTCCTCAGAGGAGATCCCGGCTCCTCAGAGATCCCGGCTCCGCAGAGGAGATCCCGGCTCCTCAGAGGAGATCCCGGCTCCTCAGAGGAGATCCCGGCTCCCCGGAGGAGATCCCGGCTCCTCAGAGGCGATCCCGGCTCCCCGGAGGCGATCCCGGCTCCTCGGAGGAGATCCCGGCTCCGCAGAGGCGATCCCGGCTCCTCAGAGATCCCGGCTCCCCCGCCCCGCCGTTCCCCATGGCCGTCGGGCGGCGCTCGCCGTCCAGCACCGCCCCGGCCCCTCAGACCGGCCGCCCCCGCTCTCGGCGGAGGGTTGCGCGGGGCACGTATCTTGTTTCTACGTGACTTGTTGCGATTTCGGTTTTGCTGTTTCACTTCACTCGCCGTCGGCTTTCCACCCGCACGCTGCACGCCTCTCACCGCCCGTCcccggcgcggccgcggcccctCAGGCAGCCCCCGGCCGCTCCCTGGCAACGGCGTCCCGCGCgcggcccgccccgccccgcgaGTCTCGCGAGAcgcgggcgctgccgccgcctcctccgCGGCGCGGGGGCGGCTCTCGCGAGAGGTGGCGGCGGTGCCGGGCctggcggagcggcggcgggaggcggccGCGCCGGAGCCGGTGA